One segment of Phragmites australis chromosome 13, lpPhrAust1.1, whole genome shotgun sequence DNA contains the following:
- the LOC133889801 gene encoding uncharacterized protein LOC133889801 — protein sequence MDMFKRLCNQNQSRKFDAMWKELDKNTRTHMKERNKKPSTDDASVLETLLPLREDIDPPNMRRRSARNIKYFSHWIEAEPKEKWSLLYDTGGARYSVMTTNIAEVYNWIIRGLRGLPIVAIIKGILYDMIGYY from the exons ATGGATATGTTCAAGAGATTGTGCAACCAGAACCAAAGTCGCAAGTTTGATGCTATGTGGAAGGAGTTGGATAAGAATACAAGGACGCATATGAAGGAGAGAAATAAGAAGCCATCTACTGATGATGCCTCTGTACTGGAGACGTTGCTACCTCTTAGAGAAGACATTGATCCTCCTAATATGAGAAGAAGGTCGGCaagaaatatcaaatatttctCGCACTGGATTGAGGCAGAGCCAAAGGAAAAGTGGTCCTTACTCTATGACACCGGAGGTGCTAG GTATAGTGTCATGACTACCAACATAGCAGAAGTTTACAATTGGATCATCAGAGGGCTACGTGGACTCCCTATTGTTGCAATCATTAAGGGAATATTGTACGACATGATTGGCTACTACTAG